A single genomic interval of Amycolatopsis albispora harbors:
- a CDS encoding ectoine synthase — MIVRTLDEITDTDADIKTPNWRSKRIILAKEKVGFSVHETTLYAGTVNDFWYANHIEAVFVYEGEGELVNKATGERHQLKPGSLYLLNDHDKHQVLPKTDMKTVCVFNPPVTGREVHDENGVYPLVTEES; from the coding sequence TTGATCGTCCGCACCCTCGACGAGATCACCGACACCGACGCCGACATCAAGACCCCGAACTGGCGCAGCAAGCGCATCATCCTGGCGAAGGAGAAGGTCGGCTTCTCGGTGCACGAGACCACGCTCTACGCGGGCACGGTCAACGACTTCTGGTACGCCAACCACATCGAGGCCGTGTTCGTCTACGAGGGCGAGGGCGAGCTGGTCAACAAGGCCACCGGCGAGCGCCACCAGCTCAAGCCCGGTTCGCTGTACCTGCTCAACGACCACGACAAGCACCAGGTGCTGCCGAAGACCGACATGAAGACGGTCTGCGTCTTCAACCCGCCGGTCACCGGACGCGAGGTCCACGACGAGAACGGCGTGTACCCGCTGGTGACCGAAGAGTCCTGA
- the ectA gene encoding diaminobutyrate acetyltransferase has translation MSGKHLIESPTKADGAELWRIARDSQKLDLNSPYAYLLWCRDFADTSVVARSGDAAVGFVIGYRKPSDPETALVWQVAVDASQRGKGLAGALLDALFDRLVGQGVRYLETTITPDNQASIKLFESFAKRWEADLESAELFSSDDFPEDNVVHEPEDLYRIGPLTHR, from the coding sequence ATGTCCGGAAAGCACTTGATCGAATCCCCGACCAAGGCGGATGGCGCCGAACTCTGGCGAATCGCGCGCGATTCCCAGAAGCTCGATCTGAACTCGCCGTACGCCTATCTGCTGTGGTGCCGCGATTTTGCCGACACCTCGGTGGTCGCACGATCCGGTGACGCGGCGGTCGGCTTCGTGATCGGCTACCGCAAGCCGTCCGATCCCGAGACGGCGCTGGTCTGGCAGGTCGCCGTCGACGCCTCACAACGCGGAAAAGGGCTGGCCGGAGCTTTGCTGGACGCCTTGTTCGACCGCTTGGTCGGCCAAGGCGTCCGCTATCTGGAGACCACCATCACCCCGGACAACCAGGCGTCCATCAAGCTCTTCGAGTCCTTCGCGAAGCGCTGGGAAGCCGATCTGGAAAGCGCTGAACTGTTCAGTTCCGACGATTTCCCGGAAGACAACGTTGTGCACGAACCCGAGGATCTCTATCGAATCGGACCGTTGACGCACAGATAA
- the ectB gene encoding diaminobutyrate--2-oxoglutarate transaminase: protein MEIFSKLESEVRSYSRGWPVVFDRAQGSMLYDENGKGYLDFFAGAGALNYGHNNPALKQALIDYIARDGVTHALDMFTVAKRDFLETLQEKILGPRELDYKVVFPGPGGANAVEAALKLARKVTGKESVINFTNAFHGMTLGALSVTGNSMKRGGAGVPLVHATPMPYDKYFDGAYPDFLYFERLLEDSGSGLNEPAAVIVEALQGEGGINAARLEWLKGLSDLCERHNILLILDDVQMGCGRTGPFFSFEDAGIKPDIVCLSKSIGGYGLPLALTLIKPELDVWEPGEHNGTFRGINPAFVTATEALRVYWSDDKLEQSTRAKGERIGSVFDEIVQAHPEANLVAKGRGLARGIEFASGELAGSVCAEAFDRGLLMETSGPDGEVMKLLPALTINDAELEQGLEIIGESVRAVLTK from the coding sequence ATGGAAATCTTCTCGAAACTCGAATCCGAGGTGCGGAGTTACAGCCGCGGCTGGCCGGTGGTCTTCGACCGCGCGCAGGGCAGCATGCTCTACGACGAGAACGGCAAGGGCTATCTCGACTTCTTCGCCGGCGCGGGCGCGCTGAACTACGGCCACAACAACCCGGCGCTCAAGCAGGCGCTGATCGACTACATCGCGCGCGACGGCGTGACCCACGCGCTGGACATGTTCACCGTGGCCAAGCGCGACTTCCTGGAGACGCTCCAGGAGAAGATCCTCGGGCCGCGCGAGCTGGACTACAAGGTGGTCTTCCCCGGCCCCGGTGGCGCGAACGCCGTCGAAGCCGCGCTCAAGCTGGCGCGCAAGGTGACCGGCAAGGAGTCGGTCATCAACTTCACCAACGCCTTCCACGGCATGACGCTGGGCGCGCTGTCGGTCACCGGCAACTCGATGAAGCGCGGCGGCGCCGGGGTGCCGCTGGTGCACGCCACCCCGATGCCGTACGACAAGTACTTCGACGGCGCCTACCCCGACTTCCTGTACTTCGAGCGGCTGCTCGAGGACTCCGGCAGCGGCCTGAACGAGCCCGCCGCGGTGATCGTCGAGGCGCTGCAGGGCGAAGGCGGCATCAACGCGGCCAGGCTGGAGTGGCTCAAGGGCCTGTCCGACCTGTGCGAACGGCACAACATCCTGCTCATCCTCGACGACGTGCAGATGGGCTGCGGCCGCACCGGCCCGTTCTTCAGCTTCGAGGACGCCGGCATCAAGCCGGACATCGTCTGCCTGTCGAAGTCGATCGGCGGGTACGGCCTGCCGCTGGCGCTCACGCTGATCAAGCCGGAGCTGGACGTGTGGGAGCCGGGCGAGCACAACGGCACCTTCCGCGGCATCAACCCGGCCTTCGTCACCGCCACCGAAGCGCTGCGCGTGTACTGGAGCGACGACAAGCTCGAGCAGTCCACCCGCGCGAAGGGCGAGCGCATCGGCTCGGTGTTCGACGAGATCGTGCAAGCCCACCCCGAGGCGAACCTGGTGGCCAAGGGCCGTGGACTGGCCCGCGGCATCGAGTTCGCCAGCGGCGAGCTGGCCGGCTCGGTGTGCGCGGAGGCCTTCGATCGTGGTCTGCTGATGGAGACCTCCGGGCCCGACGGTGAAGTGATGAAGCTGCTCCCCGCGCTGACCATCAACGACGCCGAGCTGGAGCAGGGCCTGGAGATCATCGGCGAGTCCGTTCGCGCCGTGCTGACCAAGTAG
- the thpD gene encoding ectoine hydroxylase, whose amino-acid sequence MDTRIGDAYPTRLPAADAGAIDRLDPTVWGGEADGPIDAATLASHDAKGYSVVEGLLSPAEVQTYWQELVRLSGDEELKADERVVTEKSSGEVRSIFEVHRISDLIAELVRDPRVLDRARQILGSEVYVHQSRVNYMPGFRGNGFYWHSDFETWHAEDGMPVPRAVSCSIALTDNYPFNGGLMVMPGSQRTFVQCAGRTPEDNYKSSLKEQKIGVPSEDEIAKLAAEHGIEQFTGAAGSALWFDSNIMHGSGNNITPYPRSNIFLVFNSVDNAVVEPFAAEKRRPEFIAARDFTPVRR is encoded by the coding sequence ATGGACACCCGGATCGGGGACGCCTACCCGACCCGACTCCCGGCGGCCGACGCCGGGGCGATCGACCGCCTCGACCCCACCGTGTGGGGCGGTGAGGCGGACGGTCCGATCGATGCGGCCACCTTGGCTTCGCACGACGCCAAGGGCTACTCGGTGGTGGAGGGCCTGCTCTCCCCGGCCGAGGTGCAGACCTACTGGCAGGAACTCGTCCGGCTGTCCGGGGACGAGGAACTGAAGGCCGACGAGCGAGTGGTGACCGAGAAGAGCAGCGGCGAGGTCCGCTCGATCTTCGAGGTGCACCGGATCAGCGACCTGATCGCCGAGCTGGTCCGGGATCCGCGCGTGCTCGACCGGGCGCGGCAGATCCTCGGGTCCGAGGTGTACGTCCATCAGAGCCGGGTCAACTACATGCCCGGGTTCCGCGGCAACGGTTTCTACTGGCACTCCGACTTCGAGACCTGGCACGCCGAGGACGGCATGCCGGTGCCGAGGGCGGTCAGCTGCTCCATCGCGCTCACCGACAACTACCCGTTCAACGGCGGGCTGATGGTGATGCCGGGTTCGCAGCGGACGTTCGTGCAGTGCGCCGGGCGGACGCCGGAGGACAACTACAAGTCCTCGCTCAAGGAGCAGAAGATCGGCGTGCCGTCGGAGGACGAGATCGCCAAGCTCGCCGCGGAGCACGGCATCGAGCAGTTCACCGGTGCCGCCGGCTCGGCGCTGTGGTTCGACTCGAACATCATGCACGGCTCCGGCAACAACATCACCCCGTACCCGCGCTCGAACATCTTCCTGGTGTTCAACAGCGTGGACAACGCGGTGGTGGAACCGTTCGCCGCGGAGAAGCGACGGCCGGAGTTCATCGCGGCCCGCGACTTCACCCCGGTCCGGCGATAA
- a CDS encoding DinB family protein gives MSNSSSKEMADPVERAWPETRADDELTLLWGFLDFLRATAVNKVAGLSRAEAAGTPFPASPEMNALGVIRHLTAVERWWLTIVGGGSELPDLWGDTGDHDFLFRLGKEHSPAELVAAYQEEWRISRAALAGLSADDPVRRPGEDKTVRWVLTHLVQETARHVGHLDVLREFADGQVGE, from the coding sequence GTGTCGAACTCGAGTTCGAAGGAAATGGCGGATCCGGTCGAGCGGGCGTGGCCGGAAACCCGGGCCGACGACGAGCTGACCCTGCTCTGGGGCTTCCTCGACTTCCTGCGGGCCACGGCGGTCAACAAGGTGGCCGGGCTGAGCCGGGCCGAGGCCGCGGGCACGCCGTTCCCGGCGTCGCCGGAGATGAACGCGCTCGGGGTGATCCGGCACCTGACCGCGGTCGAGCGGTGGTGGCTGACCATCGTCGGCGGCGGCAGCGAGCTGCCCGATCTCTGGGGCGACACCGGCGACCACGACTTCCTCTTCCGCCTCGGCAAGGAGCACTCGCCGGCCGAGCTGGTGGCGGCCTACCAGGAGGAATGGCGGATCTCGCGTGCCGCCCTGGCCGGGTTGTCGGCCGATGACCCGGTGCGACGGCCGGGCGAGGACAAGACCGTTCGATGGGTGCTCACCCACCTGGTGCAGGAGACCGCGAGGCACGTCGGGCACCTCGACGTGCTGCGTGAGTTCGCCGACGGCCAGGTCGGCGAATAG
- a CDS encoding DUF445 domain-containing protein, producing the protein MSGIIDDFARNWPLYCSIPLIAALIGYTTKLVAIRMMFQPVEFVGIKPFLGWQGVVPKRAARMAGIACDTMTQQLIKPGDVLNRLDPERIAKEIEKPLLAGVEEIVRVVAAEYQPGLWESLPTRVQRMVITRVQAEAPRMVASIMDGVKQDVDSVFDLKDMVVTSLVKDKRLLNRIFQEAGDKEFKFIARSGIVFGGLIGVIQMGAWILFKAPLIMPLFGLFTGWFTDWLALKMIFRPQQPKRYLGLFEWQGLFLKRRAEVSEAYGALIAKEIITPHNVIEAVLRGPASDKVLALVQRQVDAELAKHTSLARPLVVMAVGSKRYQAMKLRISELIMARLPETMTYVEDYAEDAMDIRNLLVTKMKQLSPAEFEGLLRPAFQQDEWILIATGALLGFAVGEAQVLLLEHFAA; encoded by the coding sequence ATGAGCGGCATCATCGACGACTTCGCGCGGAACTGGCCGCTCTACTGCTCCATCCCGCTGATCGCCGCGCTGATCGGCTACACCACCAAGCTGGTGGCCATCCGGATGATGTTCCAGCCGGTGGAATTCGTTGGCATCAAACCATTCCTGGGCTGGCAGGGGGTGGTGCCGAAGCGGGCCGCGCGGATGGCTGGCATCGCCTGCGACACGATGACCCAGCAGCTGATCAAGCCGGGTGACGTGCTCAACCGGCTCGACCCGGAGCGCATCGCCAAGGAGATCGAGAAGCCGCTGCTGGCCGGGGTCGAGGAGATCGTGCGGGTGGTGGCCGCCGAATACCAGCCCGGGCTGTGGGAATCGCTGCCGACGCGCGTGCAGCGAATGGTGATCACGCGGGTGCAGGCGGAGGCGCCGCGCATGGTCGCCTCGATCATGGACGGGGTCAAGCAGGACGTGGACAGCGTCTTCGACCTCAAGGACATGGTGGTCACCAGCCTGGTCAAGGACAAGCGGCTGCTGAACCGGATCTTCCAGGAGGCGGGCGACAAGGAGTTCAAGTTCATCGCCCGCTCCGGCATCGTCTTCGGCGGGCTGATCGGGGTGATCCAGATGGGCGCCTGGATCCTGTTCAAGGCGCCGCTGATCATGCCGCTGTTCGGCCTGTTCACCGGCTGGTTCACCGACTGGCTGGCGCTGAAGATGATCTTCCGGCCGCAGCAGCCGAAGCGCTACCTCGGGCTGTTCGAGTGGCAGGGCCTGTTCCTCAAGCGCCGCGCCGAGGTGTCCGAGGCCTACGGCGCGCTGATCGCCAAGGAGATCATCACCCCGCACAACGTGATCGAGGCGGTGCTGCGCGGGCCCGCGTCGGACAAGGTGCTCGCGCTGGTCCAGCGCCAGGTGGACGCCGAGCTGGCCAAGCACACCAGCCTGGCCAGGCCGCTGGTGGTGATGGCGGTGGGCAGCAAGCGCTACCAGGCGATGAAGCTGCGGATCTCCGAGCTGATCATGGCGCGGCTGCCGGAGACGATGACCTACGTCGAGGACTACGCCGAAGACGCGATGGACATCCGGAACCTGCTGGTGACCAAGATGAAACAGCTGTCGCCCGCCGAGTTCGAGGGCCTGCTCCGGCCCGCCTTCCAGCAGGACGAATGGATCCTGATCGCCACCGGCGCGCTGCTCGGCTTCGCCGTGGGTGAGGCGCAGGTCCTGCTGCTGGAACACTTCGCCGCCTGA
- a CDS encoding Abi-alpha family protein produces MGAPENFAERAGKLASIAARAGYSLGKRLPGADAAERGLRSLERLALTELRRRLEEVDDPYLAALSAASAMNVGGNGRHVQPLNGEIRGTVVVMPSSESVEPLRAAMAELLNRSIGFGRERAREYLYAIILRQLTPDEARILSALSDGAPFPLIDVTERNGLGGAGRVVLRNASTVGKAAGVTLLDQVPAYVTRLIGLGLAEPDEEVPELETQYEILLTDDAVRAAENSVKRVKFVRRTVHISRLGKEFWAACDPARS; encoded by the coding sequence GTGGGAGCTCCGGAGAACTTCGCCGAGCGGGCGGGCAAGCTGGCCAGCATCGCCGCCCGCGCGGGTTACTCGCTCGGCAAGCGGCTGCCCGGCGCGGACGCGGCCGAGCGCGGCCTGCGCTCGCTGGAACGGCTCGCGCTGACCGAGCTGCGGCGCCGCCTCGAAGAGGTCGACGACCCGTACCTGGCCGCGCTGAGCGCCGCGTCGGCGATGAACGTCGGCGGCAACGGGCGGCACGTCCAGCCGTTGAACGGCGAGATCCGCGGCACCGTGGTGGTGATGCCGTCCTCGGAGAGCGTCGAGCCGCTGCGCGCGGCGATGGCCGAGCTGCTGAACCGATCCATCGGATTCGGCCGCGAGCGCGCCCGCGAATACCTGTACGCGATCATCCTGCGCCAGCTCACGCCGGACGAAGCACGCATTCTCTCCGCGTTGTCCGACGGGGCGCCGTTCCCGCTGATCGACGTCACCGAGCGCAACGGGCTCGGCGGCGCGGGCCGGGTGGTGTTGCGCAACGCGTCCACCGTGGGCAAGGCGGCCGGGGTGACCCTGCTCGACCAGGTGCCCGCCTACGTCACCCGGCTGATCGGTCTCGGCCTGGCCGAACCGGACGAGGAAGTGCCGGAACTCGAGACCCAGTACGAAATCCTGCTCACCGACGACGCGGTCCGGGCCGCGGAGAACTCGGTCAAACGGGTGAAGTTCGTTCGCCGGACCGTGCACATCTCGCGGTTGGGCAAGGAATTCTGGGCGGCCTGCGACCCCGCGCGAAGCTGA